TTGGGTTAATTTACGAAGCCAAGAAGGTCTTTTGACTCTTCTGACATTTTTGTTGGGCTCCAAGGAGGTTCAAAGGTAAGTTCCACGGAAACAGTTTTTATCCCCTTTAGTGATTTTAGCCTTGCAGAAATATCTTGGGTAAAGTAAGAATCGAGAGGACAACCTGGAGTCGTTAAGGTCATAACAACATTAACGTGAGTGTCTTCGATGTTTACAGAGTAAACAAGGCCAAGGTCAACAATGTTAACACCGAGTTCGGGGTCGATGCATTCACGAAGCTTGTCGATTATGAGTTCCTGGGAAATCATTATGCAGCCTAACTCTACACTACGAGGGGAATCTAAGTCAATTTTGACGCCAGACGCGGTAGATTACTCCGGCTTTATCGTCAGAAACATATAAATTGCCGCTGTCGTCGAAGATCAAGTCCACTGGTCTGCCGATAGCTTGGCTGCCATTTAAAAATCCAGAAATAAAATCTTCCTCGCCCACTACCTTGTCCCCTTCCACGTTAAGTTTGACGACTTTGTATCCTACGGGGCGTGTGCTGTTCCAAGATCCATGAAGCGAAACTAAAAGATCTTTTTGCCAACTTTCCGGAAACAATTTGCTTTCGACAAACCGTACGCCGAGAGGGGCACAATGAGCACACAGTTTGTAGACGGGCGGCTCTGTTTGAGAACAAGATTTGGAACTATCTGATTCAAATTTATTATCGCGGACGCGATCTCCGTAGCAATAAGGCCAGCCGTAATCTTTTTTCTGTTCAATTATGTTGATTTCGTCTGGGGGCAGATTATCTCCCAAAAAGTCTCTTCCCATTTCGGTTGCCCAGATTTTGTCGCTTTGTGGATGAAAGTCGAAAAATACGCTGTTTCTTAAGCCTTTTGCGAAAATTTCGGTTTGTTTTGTTTGAGGGTTGTAACTTAGAATTGTCGCTAGTTTTTCGTCGGCTTCGACGCAAACGTCGCAGGTGGAGCCCACAGAAATGTAAAGTTTGCCACTTTTATCAAACCCCAGGGTTCGCGTTGAGTGTCTGCCGCCTGAAGGAAGAGTCGTTAGTTGTTCACCACTTGTTGGCTTTAGATTCTCTGGGTCATAGTTGTAGCGAGAGAGCTTTTGAACTTCGGCAACGTACAATTTGCCGTCTCTTTCGGCTAAACCATGAGGACGATCAAGCCCATCGAGAACTGTAACTGTCGAGTCTGCTTTTCCATCTTTGTTTTTATCAGGAAGCGCAACAACTTTTCCTTCGCCAGGTTGGCTGACTAAAAGAGTTCCTCCGCTATCAATCATTAGTACTCTTGCGCCTTCTACGCCTTTTGCAAAATAAGAAATGTTAAAGCCATCTGCTATCTGTAGACCTGGTTCGTTGACGGTTGCTCCTGTATTTTTATTTTCCACTTTGTTTATCAAATCAGCAGGAGATTTGGCGGGAAGCGCAGCCGGAAGCGCGCCGCGGAAGCGAAAAATGGTCAGTGTTGCGACAGTGATAAAAGCAAGGGAAGCGACTAAAAGAATTTTGGTCCTGATTCTCATTGAAGTGGAGTGCGTGTTTGGTCTATTCTATCATTAGAGGCAAAAATATCTGAAAATCCGAAGGGGGGTGATTTTTACTTATGGCAAAATTGAATAAGCAGAGTGACCTCATTAAATTCTTAAGTTTATGGCTTGCTGCTACCGTTACGCTTCTTGTTCTCGATATGGTTTTGGGTGTATCTGTCGTTTTGGGCAACGCAAATCTTACTGCTCCACTTGCAGCCGCAATTTCCGGCATAGTTATTGCTGTTATTGTTTACATTGTTCCAACCGCGGTTAAAACTGTTGGTATGGAAAAAGTGCTCGTGAAAAATGAAAACGCGTGGTACGGAGTATTTCTCCTAGCTAATATTCTTGGCGTATGGGCTCTTAAAAGGCTAGCAGACGTAACAGGGCTTGGAATTTCAAGCATCGTGTATGTTCTTTTGGTAGCTGTTGTTCTTACTTTGGAAGTCTGGGCTGTTTCGAGGTTCCTTGGTCCAATTGGAAGGAAGTAGTTTTAGCATTAAGGATTGCTTCGACTGCCTCGAAGAGTTTTTGTGCCGCAATAGCGTGAACTGCCTCGTTTGGGTGTGAATCGAATTTGCTGGCAACTAGAGTTTGTGGATTTTGTCCTTCCAGATCTTCTCTCAAGTCAATTGTTGTGATTTTATTCTGAGCAAAAAAACTTTTAAGTTCATCGTGCACATTTTGGGCAGGATAGTTTGGCCCAAGCAAGTGTGTGAACGGAAAAATGATTACAACAACTTCTTTCTTTTCTTTTTTAAACTCGTCGAGGAATGATTTCATTTCTTTCTTGTGATTTTCGAAAACTTCGACTTTTTGGTATTGGTTAAGATCCGCGTTTTTCAGCTCTTCAAAAGTTTGTTTGTAGCGGCTCGAATATCTCCAGTAAAGAAAATCGAAAAGAAACGAGCGGTCGGACATGAATTTCACCACTTTAGCTTGCTGACTGTTTTTGTCAATTATCGGAGTACCGGTACTTTTTTCTTCAGGCTGAATGTCGTTTAAGAAATACTGCCAAACGATAATGTCGAAGTTTAAATGTTTTACCTTTTCAAAATCTTTTATCTGAGTTTCTGTGTCTGTTCCCGATTTGCCGAGATTG
This DNA window, taken from Candidatus Curtissbacteria bacterium, encodes the following:
- a CDS encoding metal-sulfur cluster assembly factor, which encodes MISQELIIDKLRECIDPELGVNIVDLGLVYSVNIEDTHVNVVMTLTTPGCPLDSYFTQDISARLKSLKGIKTVSVELTFEPPWSPTKMSEESKDLLGFVN
- a CDS encoding PQQ-dependent sugar dehydrogenase, which translates into the protein MRIRTKILLVASLAFITVATLTIFRFRGALPAALPAKSPADLINKVENKNTGATVNEPGLQIADGFNISYFAKGVEGARVLMIDSGGTLLVSQPGEGKVVALPDKNKDGKADSTVTVLDGLDRPHGLAERDGKLYVAEVQKLSRYNYDPENLKPTSGEQLTTLPSGGRHSTRTLGFDKSGKLYISVGSTCDVCVEADEKLATILSYNPQTKQTEIFAKGLRNSVFFDFHPQSDKIWATEMGRDFLGDNLPPDEINIIEQKKDYGWPYCYGDRVRDNKFESDSSKSCSQTEPPVYKLCAHCAPLGVRFVESKLFPESWQKDLLVSLHGSWNSTRPVGYKVVKLNVEGDKVVGEEDFISGFLNGSQAIGRPVDLIFDDSGNLYVSDDKAGVIYRVWRQN
- a CDS encoding SGNH/GDSL hydrolase family protein gives rise to the protein MLEAYFRYVYDESDGLGFLNTNTRWQQRHVVTNNYFYRDRNFNTEKETGVIRIGVLGDSITFGGGIEKPEDRFSNLLESKLKGTSYKVEVYNLGKSGTDTETQIKDFEKVKHLNFDIIVWQYFLNDIQPEEKSTGTPIIDKNSQQAKVVKFMSDRSFLFDFLYWRYSSRYKQTFEELKNADLNQYQKVEVFENHKKEMKSFLDEFKKEKKEVVVIIFPFTHLLGPNYPAQNVHDELKSFFAQNKITTIDLREDLEGQNPQTLVASKFDSHPNEAVHAIAAQKLFEAVEAILNAKTTSFQLDQGTSKQPRLPK